DNA from Deltaproteobacteria bacterium:
AACGCATTAAAAAATATCCTCCTTACAATACCTAATCTCCCTCACACATCTGTTCCTTTTGGAAAGTCATCTGATGACAATGTTGAAATCAAAAGATGGGGAAATATCCCATCGTTTTCATTTACTCCACGATACCACGGCGAAATAGGGGAAAAACTTAATATACTTGATTTTGAAAGGGGCGGAAAGATTGCAGGGGCAAGGTTCACCCTCTATAAAGGGGCAGGTGCGCTTCTTGAGAGGGCACTCATAAATTTTATGCTTGATATACACACAAAGGAGCATGGTTATATTGAAGTCCTTCCGCCCTTTATGGTAAATAGAGGATGCATGACTGGAACAGGTCAACTCCCTAAATTTGAGGATGACTTGTTTAAGATTGAGGGATGGGAGTATTTTTTAATCCCAACGGCAGAGGTTCCTGTTACAAATATATACAGGGATGAGATATTAAAGGAAGAAGAACTCCCCATTTATCATACTGCTTACACACCATGTTTCCGCAAGGAGGCAGGTTCACACGGCAAGGATGTTAAAGGACTCATAAGGCAGCACCAGTTCAATAAGGTAGAACTTGTTAAGTTCACAACACCTGAAACATCATACGAAGAACTGGAAAAACTTACCAACAATGCAGAAGAGGTTTTAAGAAGGATTGAACTGCCATACAGGGTTGTAACACTCTGCACAGGTGATATGGGCTTCAGTTCCGCAAAGACATATGATATAGAGGTGTGGCTGCCGAGCCAGAACAGATACAGAGAAATTTCATCCTGCAGCAACTTTGAGGACTTTCAGTCAAGACGGGCAAATATAAGATACAAACCAAAGGACAGCGGAAAGCCAAGATTTGTCCATACACTAAATGGTTCAGGGCTTGCGGTAGGCAGGACAGTTGTGGCAATACTGGAAAACTTTCAGCAGGAAGACGGCGGTGTTATAATTCCTGAGGCATTGAGACCGTACATGGGAGGGATGAAAAAAATACAGACATTAGACATAAGACACTAGACTAAAGGCTATAGAGTAAAAGAAGAAAGGTGTTAAGTAAGTCTATAGTCTGCGGTCTATAGTCTGAATTTAAATCTGATACTGGAGAGGTGGCCGAGTGGCTGAAGGCAGCTGCCTGCTAAGCAGTTGTAGGGATAAAACTCTACCGGGGGTTCG
Protein-coding regions in this window:
- the serS gene encoding serine--tRNA ligase, whose amino-acid sequence is MLDIKFIRENIEEVEKRLGLRGTDISLSDFKKLDEERRRLITETETLKQKSNEVSKEIGKLKKENKDASELLSQMQGVSQRIKELDNEINERENALKNILLTIPNLPHTSVPFGKSSDDNVEIKRWGNIPSFSFTPRYHGEIGEKLNILDFERGGKIAGARFTLYKGAGALLERALINFMLDIHTKEHGYIEVLPPFMVNRGCMTGTGQLPKFEDDLFKIEGWEYFLIPTAEVPVTNIYRDEILKEEELPIYHTAYTPCFRKEAGSHGKDVKGLIRQHQFNKVELVKFTTPETSYEELEKLTNNAEEVLRRIELPYRVVTLCTGDMGFSSAKTYDIEVWLPSQNRYREISSCSNFEDFQSRRANIRYKPKDSGKPRFVHTLNGSGLAVGRTVVAILENFQQEDGGVIIPEALRPYMGGMKKIQTLDIRH